GAGCGCTTCTTATGTTTGTTGTAACAGTTGCGTTTGCGAGTTTATGGGCCGTTCCATTTTTACAGTATGCTCATCATATTTCACGTGATGAAGCAGCTTTTGCTGCTTCAATGGTATTTGTCGGGTGGATTGTAGGTGGTCCCTTTTTTGGATATTTATCTGATCAACTGAGACACCGCAAGGGAATCATCATATGGGCGATTCTTATAAACTTAGCCTTGCTTCTTCCCTTGATTTATATCCCTCATATCCCGGCATTTTGGGTGTTTGCAATGATGCTTTTAATTGGAATAGCGCAATCAGCACAACTTCTTTCATTTAGTATGGCTGTTGATATCAATCGACAAGAAGCGAAAGGAACGGCAATTGCCTTCACCAATTTTTTGGTTGCCTTAGGGGGAGCGATCTCGCAGCCGCTTGTTGGATTTATTCTTGATCGCTTTGCTCTTGTGACTCCGGATCGCGTTTTTTATACATTGCGCGATTTTCGAATTGCAATGACTGTTTTTCCTGTTTGCCTTGTGCTTTCGCTTATTTTTTATCTATTTTTAAGATATAAAAAGCACTCGAATCAAAAACGCCGCAAGCCTTTAGTGCGCAAGCGGCGTTCGGTATAAAGAAGTCAGGGGCCGGAAAAAGTCATACCCTGCTTTGCTTCTTTTTGTGCTCAATCCCTTTTGTAAGCAGGACGAATGCAACATAAATAGTTGCAAATGCTGCAAAAACTATAAAAAATGGTACATGAAAATAATCCATCATAGAAAGTTGATAAACAGCATCTTTTTCATTCATTTTTGAGGATATAAAGACAGAGAGCTCATTAAATATGGCAGCTCCAACAAGCATGCCTGCAAAGCCGACAATGATTTTTTTCGATCCTTCTGCTAATGCAGCAAGAAGGGTTCCCGGGCATAATCCTAAAAGAGCCATACCAACCCCAAAGAATCCGCCGCCAATTAAACTAAATAGGATGGGCGTTTTTGAAAAATGAAATGTTGGAATCATTCCTATAGCATTTAAGCTATAAATACCGAGGCTTCCCACTAAAATAGCAGTTAAAATAACCTTCATAACGGTGAAGTCTTTTAATATAAGCTGATTGATAATGACTTGCGCATTGGCAACGCGAGCCTTACGCAAATAAAAACCAAAGACCATACCCGTTAAAAGAGCTGTAAGAGAAAGGATTGGATTTGAAAAAAAGTGAATTGACATTATACATCTCCCTTAAGATTTTCGATATGCGAGCATCGCAGTTGGAATGGCAGTCATAAAAAATGCCATCATAAAAATCCAACTTGTAATAGAAAATTGAGCGGCACCTGAAATGGCGTGACCGGAAGTGCAGCCATTGGCCAATCGAGCCCCAAACATCAGAAGAATACCTCCTATAAAGGCTTGAAGAGCACTATTGGAATAGGTTGAGGTGCGCGAAGAAAGACGATAGGCGAATATTGAGCCCAATATTAAACCGATCATAAATAAAATGGACCAATCAAAGACCACTCCATTTTTCAATAAGGAGGCAAAATAGGGGGTTTGAGCCACATGGGCCGGAGTAATCAGCCATTCAATCCACGCTGCAACTCGAGCAATTCCTGTTGAAACTCCAATTTTTTCTCCGAGCATAAATAAAAAGATAAGTAGTCCTCCAATTCCTGTTCCGACAAGATATGGAGACCAAGATTCTTTTTTTAATGGCGACATGTTATTCCTCATTGTCATCTGATTTCTTTAATTTAATGATTTAAGATTGATAGGGGGTGTGTGCGTTTTGATTGGTAGGTATAGGGGTTTTTCGTTGAGCGAATCTCCTTTTTAATGGGAATTAAATCACTCTCTCCCTGTTGGGAATAGAGCCTTGCTTCAGCACATGAAACCTCTTTTGGATCGATGAGAAGGGCAATATTGCCATATAAATCAGGAAGGGGAACATAGGCTTTTCCTTCTAATTCAATACACACCGGGGTTTGTAGACCTTGATAAGAAGAGGGCTTAATG
This window of the Simkaniaceae bacterium genome carries:
- a CDS encoding YeeE/YedE family protein, yielding MSPLKKESWSPYLVGTGIGGLLIFLFMLGEKIGVSTGIARVAAWIEWLITPAHVAQTPYFASLLKNGVVFDWSILFMIGLILGSIFAYRLSSRTSTYSNSALQAFIGGILLMFGARLANGCTSGHAISGAAQFSITSWIFMMAFFMTAIPTAMLAYRKS
- a CDS encoding YeeE/YedE family protein; the protein is MSIHFFSNPILSLTALLTGMVFGFYLRKARVANAQVIINQLILKDFTVMKVILTAILVGSLGIYSLNAIGMIPTFHFSKTPILFSLIGGGFFGVGMALLGLCPGTLLAALAEGSKKIIVGFAGMLVGAAIFNELSVFISSKMNEKDAVYQLSMMDYFHVPFFIVFAAFATIYVAFVLLTKGIEHKKKQSRV